A genome region from Methylobacterium sp. FF17 includes the following:
- a CDS encoding DUF6505 family protein has translation MSALRLPRTLRLDPSDTFVFAHPAEPGEWAVTGSFLFWDQDLDALEGKSRAAFRSGFVGVTSLGFSTLVVVSEATEAERDAAVEDLARHLHERLGAPDRDAARAAAREEVEFAASLCNLAVGSVVAMHRTARNGEIAEAFRTLHQREAGLPGADRLHAHARAFHFVETDEAEPEERADLIGLARNPSGT, from the coding sequence GTGAGCGCCTTGCGGCTGCCGCGCACCCTGCGCCTCGATCCCTCGGACACCTTCGTCTTCGCGCATCCGGCCGAGCCCGGCGAATGGGCGGTGACGGGTTCGTTCCTGTTCTGGGACCAGGATCTCGATGCGCTGGAGGGCAAGTCCCGCGCCGCCTTCCGGTCCGGCTTCGTCGGCGTCACCTCGCTCGGCTTCTCCACCCTCGTGGTCGTGAGCGAGGCGACCGAGGCCGAGCGCGACGCGGCCGTGGAGGATCTCGCCCGGCATCTCCACGAGCGACTGGGCGCCCCGGACCGCGACGCGGCACGGGCGGCAGCCCGCGAGGAGGTCGAGTTCGCCGCCTCGCTCTGCAATCTGGCCGTGGGCAGCGTGGTCGCGATGCACAGGACCGCCCGGAACGGCGAGATCGCGGAAGCCTTCCGGACCCTGCACCAGCGCGAGGCGGGTCTTCCCGGGGCCGACCGTCTGCATGCCCATGCCCGCGCCTTTCACTTCGTGGAGACCGACGAGGCGGAGCCCGAGGAACGGGCCGACCTCATCGGCCTCGCCCGCAATCCTTCAGGAACCTGA